One genomic window of Pecten maximus chromosome 3, xPecMax1.1, whole genome shotgun sequence includes the following:
- the LOC117323604 gene encoding protein lin-52 homolog isoform X1 produces the protein MAASGAAQDECLMSYEKLDRASPDLWPEQIPGVSEFAAKSPLSSPQPTWMSELQSEDIGLLQEFGSLTTSQLIDKIRGLQNLAYQLGLDEAREMTRGKFLNILQKQNNKH, from the exons ATGGCGGCGTCCGGTGCGG CCCAGGACGAATGTCTGATGAGCTATGAGAAACTAGACAGAGCATCTCCAGATTTATGGCCAGAACAGA TCCCCGGTGTTTCAGAGTTTGCTGCTAAAAGT CCTTTGTCCAGTCCCCAGCCCACATGGATGTCCGAGTTACAATCAGAAGATATTGGACTTTTACAAG AGTTTGGAAGTCTGACAACCTCACAGCTGATTGACAAGATCAGAGGCCTACAGAATTTGGCCTATCAATTGGGTCTAGACGAAG CCAGGGAAATGACACGTGGAAAATTCCTCAACATCTTACAAAAGCAAAACAACAAGCACTGA
- the LOC117323604 gene encoding protein lin-52 homolog isoform X2 — MAASAQDECLMSYEKLDRASPDLWPEQIPGVSEFAAKSPLSSPQPTWMSELQSEDIGLLQEFGSLTTSQLIDKIRGLQNLAYQLGLDEAREMTRGKFLNILQKQNNKH; from the exons ATGGCGGCGTCCG CCCAGGACGAATGTCTGATGAGCTATGAGAAACTAGACAGAGCATCTCCAGATTTATGGCCAGAACAGA TCCCCGGTGTTTCAGAGTTTGCTGCTAAAAGT CCTTTGTCCAGTCCCCAGCCCACATGGATGTCCGAGTTACAATCAGAAGATATTGGACTTTTACAAG AGTTTGGAAGTCTGACAACCTCACAGCTGATTGACAAGATCAGAGGCCTACAGAATTTGGCCTATCAATTGGGTCTAGACGAAG CCAGGGAAATGACACGTGGAAAATTCCTCAACATCTTACAAAAGCAAAACAACAAGCACTGA
- the LOC117323605 gene encoding probable methylmalonate-semialdehyde dehydrogenase [acylating], mitochondrial — protein MSASLLRSVVRREALAARAVWKCSRVYASTVPTTKNFINGKMVESKTDKWIDVHNPATNEVVTKVPESTQDEMQEAVDVAKEAFKTWQDTTILTRQQYMFKFQSIIKDNISSLAKNITLEQGKTLIDAEGDVMRGLQVVEHCCSIPSLQLGETLSGIAKDMDTMTYRMPIGVVAGITPFNFPAMIPLWMFPMALTCGNTVVMKPSERDPGACMMLVEMAKEAGVPDGVVNVIHGRHDSVNFICDNPDIKAISFVGSDQAGSYIYERGSKNGKRVQSNMGAKNHGVILPDANKENTLNQLVGAAFGAAGQRCMALSTAIFVGEAREWIPEFIEKARKLQVNAGHEPNADLGPLISPAAKQRVLDLVQSGVDEGAEILLDGRDCQVKGYEQGNFVGPTMIHKVKPDMTCYKEEIFGPVLVSMEVDTLDDAINCINNNPYGNGTAIFTTNGAAARKFTMETDVGQIGVNVPIPVPLPMFSFTGSRGSFKGDMNFYGKGGIQFYTQLKTVTQMWRADDASIGQKQTAMPVMR, from the exons gcTCTAGCAGCACGGGCAGTTTGGAAATGTTCCAGGGTGTATGCCAGCACAGTG CCTACAACAAAAAATTTCATCAATGGAAAAATGGTGGAGTCCAAAACTGACAAGTGGATTGATGTGCATAACCCA GCTACTAATGAAGTCGTGACTAAGGTACCAGAATCCACCCAGGACGAGATGCAGGAGGCGGTGGATGTGGCAAAAGAAGCATTCAAGACCTGGCAGGACACAACCATCCTTACTCGACAGCAGTACATGTTTAAATTCCAAAGTATCATCAAGGATAACATA TCATCACTGGCAAAGAACATCACTCTAGAACAGGGCAAAACTCTAATTGATGCTGAGGGGGATGTCATGCGTGGATTAC AGGTTGTAGAGCACTGCTGCAGTATTCCATCCCTCCAGCTGGGCGAGACCTTGTCTGGTATTGCTAAAGACATGGACACTATGACCTACAGGATGCCCATAGGAGTAGTAGCTGGTATTACACCATTTAACTTTCCAGCCATGATACCGCTATGG ATGTTCCCCATGGCCCTTACTTGTGGTAACACAGTCGTCATGAAGCCATCAGAGCGTGACCCTGGGGCGTGTATGATGTTGGTGGAGATGGCTAAGGAGGCAGGTGTTCCTGATGGCGTCGTCAATGTCATCCATGGCAGACATGACT CTGTGAATTTCATTTGTGACAATCCTGATATCAAGGCTATCTCATTCGTGGGCTCAGATCAAgct GGTTCCTACATTTATGAGAGGGGATCCAAGAATGGTAAAAGAGTCCAGTCCAATATG gGTGCTAAAAATCATGGCGTGATTCTGCCTGATGCCAACAAGGAGAACACCCTGAACCAG TTGGTAGGGGCTGCGTTCGGTGCCGCCGGACAAAGATGTATGGCTCTCTCAACTGCCATATTTGTTGGAGAGGCCAGGGAGTGGATTCCAGAATTCATAGAGAAAGCCAGGAAACTCCAAGTGAATGCAG GTCATGAACCCAATGCTGACCTTGGACCATTGATTTCACCTGCCGCGAAGCAGCGTGTCCTTGACCTTGTGCAGTCTGGTGTGGATGAGGGTGCTGAAATCCTACTCGATGGAAGAGACTGTCAAGTGAAGGGATATGAGCAGGGAAACTTTGTTGGACCAACCATGATACACAAAGTCAAG CCTGACATGACGTGTTACAAAGAAGAAATCTTTGGACCTGTGCTGGTCAGTATGGAGGTGGACACCTTAGATGATGCCATCAATTGCATAAACAATAATCCTTATGGCAACGGTACTGCCATCTTCACAACCAATGGTGCAGCAGCACGCAAGTTCACCATGGAAACAGATGTAGGCCAG ATTGGTGTAAATGTACCAATCCCTGTACCTCTGCCCATGTTCTCCTTCACTGGATCCAGAGGATCATTCAAGGGAGATATGAACTTTTACGGAAAAGGG GGTATCCAGTTCTACACTCAGCTGAAGACCGTTACACAGATGTGGAGAGCTGACGATGCCTCCATTGGACAGAAGCAGACAGCAATGCCTGTCATGCGATAA